Proteins from a genomic interval of uncultured Flavobacterium sp.:
- a CDS encoding AraC family transcriptional regulator has translation MTNKNLYLPFEVDFKELEQFPKTIRKNNFFELIYVVDGTGIQVINDNKFQYRKGNLFLVTPQDVHSFEITTPTKFFFLRFNEYYIKANSQNGQFETILRMEYILQNASHRPGCILKNKIDKPLIASLIESIIQEQDNQQIYHQKIIEQIVNTIITVVARNIALKLPKNIKETTEEMVLEILHYIQENIYNSKQLKAERVSEHFNISLNYLGKYFKKQTGETLQEYIASYKLRLIEARLLNSDMRINEIADELNFSDESHLNKVFRKHKGMNPSEFRKKYSK, from the coding sequence ATGACAAACAAGAATTTATATCTTCCTTTTGAAGTTGATTTTAAAGAGTTGGAACAGTTTCCGAAAACAATTCGGAAAAACAATTTCTTTGAATTGATTTATGTTGTTGACGGAACCGGAATTCAGGTCATTAATGATAATAAATTTCAATACCGAAAGGGAAATCTATTTCTTGTAACACCACAAGATGTTCATTCGTTTGAAATTACAACGCCAACAAAATTCTTTTTCCTTCGGTTTAATGAATATTATATCAAAGCAAATTCTCAAAACGGACAATTTGAAACTATTCTGCGAATGGAATATATTCTTCAAAATGCAAGTCACCGTCCCGGATGTATTCTAAAAAATAAAATTGATAAACCTTTAATTGCGTCGCTGATAGAAAGCATAATTCAAGAACAAGACAATCAACAGATTTATCATCAAAAGATTATTGAGCAAATTGTAAATACCATAATTACAGTCGTAGCGAGAAATATTGCTTTAAAACTTCCGAAGAATATTAAAGAAACTACGGAAGAAATGGTTCTGGAAATATTGCATTATATTCAGGAAAACATCTACAATTCAAAACAATTAAAAGCAGAAAGAGTAAGCGAACATTTTAATATTTCGCTTAATTATTTAGGAAAGTATTTTAAGAAACAAACTGGTGAAACACTGCAAGAATATATTGCAAGCTATAAGTTAAGATTGATTGAAGCCAGACTTTTAAACAGCGATATGCGCATTAATGAAATTGCAGATGAATTAAATTTTTCCGACGAAAGTCATTTAAATAAAGTTTTTAGAAAACATAAAGGAATGAATCCATCGGAGTTTAGGAAGAAGTATTCTAAGTAA
- a CDS encoding tryptophan 2,3-dioxygenase family protein — MNSTDNSESILKEIDLKFQAINQKTDVHLEGLLWSKPITYWDYIQTDALLNLQIQRTTLPDEMVFIMYHQVNELIFKMILWEIDQIADTQNIQVDFFSERLSRITRYFDMLTNSFSIMENGMEVDQYMKFRNTLTPASGFQSAQYRLIEFASTDVINLTDRRYKANFDENTDLETMFEHLYWQAAGKDYQTGEKSYLLQEFENKYKEQFLRQMTTFKTRNIWQKFTQLPEEDQKNAALIEAMRHYDKTVNITWVMQHLNTARKYILESGKGTGEATGGSDWQKYMHPKYQRRIFFPKLWTEEELSNWGNETTI; from the coding sequence ATGAATTCCACAGATAATTCTGAATCAATTTTAAAAGAAATTGACCTTAAATTTCAAGCAATAAATCAAAAAACTGATGTTCATTTAGAAGGTTTACTTTGGTCAAAACCAATAACATATTGGGACTACATTCAAACTGACGCGCTTTTAAATTTACAAATACAACGTACTACACTTCCTGACGAAATGGTTTTTATCATGTATCATCAGGTAAACGAATTAATTTTTAAAATGATTCTGTGGGAAATTGATCAAATTGCCGACACACAAAATATTCAGGTTGATTTTTTCAGCGAAAGATTATCAAGAATCACTCGCTATTTTGACATGCTTACCAATTCTTTCAGTATTATGGAAAATGGAATGGAGGTTGATCAATACATGAAATTCAGAAACACATTGACTCCTGCAAGTGGTTTTCAGAGTGCACAATATAGATTGATAGAGTTTGCTTCGACAGATGTAATCAATTTAACCGATCGCAGATACAAAGCAAACTTTGACGAAAACACTGATTTAGAAACTATGTTTGAGCATTTGTATTGGCAGGCTGCCGGAAAAGATTATCAAACGGGAGAAAAATCATATTTACTTCAGGAATTCGAAAACAAATACAAAGAGCAGTTTTTAAGACAAATGACTACTTTTAAAACCAGGAATATCTGGCAAAAATTTACTCAATTACCAGAAGAAGATCAAAAAAATGCTGCGTTAATTGAAGCAATGCGTCATTACGACAAAACGGTGAACATTACTTGGGTAATGCAACACCTTAATACTGCAAGAAAATACATCTTAGAAAGCGGAAAAGGCACTGGAGAAGCTACTGGTGGCAGTGATTGGCAAAAATATATGCATCCAAAATACCAAAGACGCATCTTTTTTCCTAAATTGTGGACCGAAGAAGAATTGTCCAATTGGGGAAACGAAACAACCATTTAA
- a CDS encoding DUF3108 domain-containing protein, which produces MKKLVLLILVLTTLAFDTQKEDAFDTGEYFKFRIHYGIINAGYATLEMKDATINNKKVFHAVGKGYTTGMSRFFFKVEDLYESYFDKVNGNPYRYVRKIDEGGYTKNQEGFFNPNENKVLVKDYKRNTEKTILLTDNVQDIISSFYYLRNHPNIDKLKPGEAITIDMFFDEEITKFKLKYVGRQDITTKFGTVSTMIFKPLVQTGRVFKEQESVTLWITDDDNKVPIRIKADLAVGSLKADLDEYKGLKNPFKVKK; this is translated from the coding sequence ATGAAAAAATTAGTTCTACTTATATTAGTTCTCACGACACTAGCTTTCGACACTCAAAAAGAAGATGCTTTTGACACGGGGGAATACTTCAAATTCAGAATTCATTACGGAATTATAAATGCCGGTTATGCTACTCTCGAAATGAAAGATGCAACCATCAACAACAAAAAAGTTTTTCACGCTGTAGGCAAAGGCTACACAACCGGAATGTCAAGGTTCTTTTTTAAAGTTGAAGATTTATACGAAAGTTACTTTGACAAAGTAAACGGAAACCCTTATCGTTATGTCAGAAAAATAGATGAAGGCGGTTATACAAAAAACCAGGAAGGATTCTTTAATCCAAATGAAAATAAGGTTTTAGTAAAAGACTATAAACGCAACACCGAAAAAACAATTCTTCTTACAGATAATGTACAAGACATTATTTCTTCTTTTTATTATTTGCGAAATCATCCCAATATTGACAAACTGAAACCCGGCGAAGCGATTACAATTGACATGTTTTTTGATGAAGAAATCACAAAATTTAAGTTAAAATATGTAGGCCGTCAAGATATTACGACTAAATTTGGCACCGTTTCTACAATGATCTTTAAACCACTTGTACAAACCGGAAGAGTCTTTAAAGAACAGGAAAGCGTAACGCTCTGGATAACTGACGACGACAACAAAGTCCCTATTAGAATCAAAGCAGATCTTGCAGTAGGATCACTTAAAGCAGATCTTGATGAATATAAAGGATTAAAAAATCCATTTAAAGTAAAAAAATAA
- a CDS encoding peptidoglycan DD-metalloendopeptidase family protein: protein MKKVFVFIILIFSVFSCNKTEEKIETKISKPKTKKVEFGFNYADFNIVNDTIKKGDSFGSIIQNQNIGDKKIYDIVEQVKDSFDVRTVRYNKPYTILRSKNKTNKLQVFIYQPDALTYYVVDLRDSIAKAYRKIKPVTLKRKIIGGVLKTSLSETLGDEDVETALASRITKVFSWSIDFFKLKKGDRYGLIFTERFINGKTYDGVEDLEAAFFEYKGKIVYAFPFEKDTTSGKIEYYDDEGKTLKNFFLKTPIKFSRITSRFTANRFHPVQHTWKAHKGTDYAAPTGTPISTTASGVVEATGYTAGNGNFVKVKHNGTYSTQYLHMSRILVRRGQRVTQGQTIGLVGSTGLATGPHVCYRFWKNGVQVDALRLNLPTGESLTGNDKTRFFNQIEPLKKELDSIGNL, encoded by the coding sequence TTGAAAAAAGTATTCGTATTTATAATCCTAATATTCTCTGTGTTTTCATGTAATAAAACGGAGGAAAAAATAGAAACTAAAATTAGTAAACCAAAGACTAAAAAAGTAGAATTTGGATTTAATTACGCTGACTTTAATATTGTAAATGACACTATAAAAAAAGGTGATTCTTTTGGTTCTATCATCCAAAACCAAAATATTGGAGACAAAAAAATCTATGATATTGTAGAACAAGTAAAAGATTCTTTTGATGTTAGAACAGTTCGCTACAACAAACCTTACACAATTCTTCGTTCAAAAAATAAAACTAACAAACTACAGGTTTTCATTTATCAGCCTGATGCCTTAACTTACTACGTAGTCGATTTAAGAGATAGCATTGCTAAAGCTTACAGAAAAATAAAACCGGTTACATTAAAACGTAAAATTATTGGCGGCGTTTTAAAAACTTCATTATCCGAAACTTTAGGAGATGAAGATGTAGAAACCGCACTTGCCAGCAGAATTACAAAAGTATTTTCATGGTCAATCGACTTCTTTAAACTTAAAAAAGGAGATCGTTACGGATTAATTTTTACCGAACGTTTTATCAACGGAAAAACATATGACGGTGTTGAAGATCTTGAAGCTGCCTTTTTTGAATATAAAGGAAAAATCGTTTATGCTTTTCCTTTTGAAAAAGATACTACTTCAGGAAAAATAGAATATTATGATGATGAAGGAAAAACACTGAAAAACTTCTTCTTAAAAACACCAATTAAGTTCAGCCGAATCACATCAAGATTTACAGCAAACAGATTTCATCCTGTACAACATACATGGAAAGCACACAAAGGAACTGATTATGCTGCTCCAACCGGAACTCCAATTTCAACAACTGCTTCGGGAGTTGTAGAAGCAACAGGATATACAGCAGGAAACGGAAACTTTGTAAAAGTAAAACACAACGGAACCTACTCCACTCAATATTTACATATGTCCAGAATTCTTGTTCGCCGCGGACAACGTGTGACTCAAGGACAAACGATTGGATTAGTTGGCAGCACCGGACTCGCAACCGGACCTCACGTTTGCTATCGTTTCTGGAAAAATGGTGTTCAGGTTGATGCACTTCGACTTAACTTACCAACAGGAGAATCTTTAACTGGAAATGATAAAACCCGTTTCTTTAACCAAATCGAACCTTTGAAAAAAGAATTGGACAGTATTGGGAATTTGTAA